The following proteins are co-located in the Theropithecus gelada isolate Dixy chromosome 19, Tgel_1.0, whole genome shotgun sequence genome:
- the ZNF235 gene encoding zinc finger protein 235 isoform X2, translating into MTKFQEAVTFKDVAVAFTEEELGLLDSAQRKLYRDVMLENFRNLVSVGHQSFKPDMISQLEREEKLWMKEFQTQRGDRNQNEMATLHKAGLRCFSLGELSCWQIKRHVVSKLARSQDSMINIEGNSSEFPKHHDSPCQVGAGESVQASVDDSLLVNHVGDHSRIIENQEFPTGKVPNSWSKIYLNETQNYQRSHKQTQMKNQLCIFAPYVDIFSCISHHRDDKILHKRDKAHSNSDCGKDTLKVSPLTQCSVHTGQKTYQGNECEEAFNDSSSLEFHKQVHLRKKSPAYSTHEKDTSHSLRIPVQQSVRTGKKRYWCRECGKGFSQSSNLQTHQRVHTGEKPYTCHECGKSFNQSSHLYAHLPIHTGEKPYRCDSCGKGFSRSTDLNIHCRVHTGEKPYKCEVCGKGFTQRSHLQAHERIHTGEKPYKCGDCGKRFSCSSNLHTHQRVHTEEKPYKCDECGKCFSLSFNLHSHQRVHTGEKPYKCEECGKGFSSASSFQSHQRVHTGEKPFRCNVCGKGFSQSSYFQAHQRVHTGEKPYKCEVCGKRFNWSLNLHNHQRVHTGEKPYKCEECGKGFSQASNLQAHQSVHTGEKPFKCDACQKRFSQASHLQAHQRVHTGEKPYKCDTCGKAFSQRSNLQVHQIIHTGEKPFKCEECGKEFSWSAGLSAHQRVHTGEKPYTCQQCGKGFSQASHFHTHQRVHTGERPYICDVCCKGFSQRSHLVYHQRVHTGGNL; encoded by the exons ATGACCAAGTTCCAG GAGGCAGTGACATTCAAAGATGTGGCTGTGGCCTTCACTGAGGAGGAGCTGGGGCTGCTGGACTCTGCCCAGAGGAAGCTGTACCGagatgtgatgctggagaacttTAGGAACCTGGTTTCAGTGG GACATCAGTCCTTCAAACCAGATATGATATCCCAGTtggagagggaagaaaagctTTGGATGAAAGAGTTTCAGACCCAAAGAG GAGACAGGAATCAAAACGAGATGGCGACTCTTCACAAAGCAGGATTAAGGTGCTTTTCACTGGGAGAGCTTTCATGCTGGCAAATCAAGAGACATGTTGTGAGTAAATTAGCCAGAAGTCAAGACTCCATGATAAATATTGAAGGAAATAGCTCTGAGTTCCCCAAGCACCATGATTCCCCCTGTCAGGTGGGAGCAGGAGAATCTGTTCAAGCTTCTGTGGATGACAGCCTTCTAGTGAATCACGTAGGGGATCATTCCAGGATCATTGAAAATCAAGAATTTCCAACTGGGAAAGTTCCGAATTCTTGGAGTAAAATATATCTGAATGAGACACAGAATTATCAGAGAAGTCATAAGCAGACTCAGATGAAAAACCAATTATGTATATTCGCTCCATATGTTGACATTTTCAGTTGCATTTCACACCACCGTGATGATAAGATACTGCACAAAAGAGATAAAGCTCACAGCAATAGTGACTGTGGTAAAGATACCCTAAAGGTATCACCTCTTACCCAGTGTAGTGTTCACACAGGACAGAAAACCTACCAGGGTAATGAATGTGAAGAGGCCTTCAATGATAGCTCCAGTCTCGAATTTCATAAGCAGGTACACTTGAGAAAGAAGTCTCCAGCGTATAGTACGCACGAGAAGGACACTAGTCATAGCTTACGTATTCCTGTTCAACAAAGTGTTCGTACTGGAAAAAAACGCTACTGGTGTCGTGAATGTGGTAAAGGTTTCAGTCAGAGCTCAAATCTGCAAACTCATCAGAGAGTCCACACAGGGGAGAAACCCTATACATGCCACGAGTGTGGTAAGAGCTTTAATCAGAGCTCACATCTTTATGCTCATTTGCCTATTCACACAGGAGAGAAGCCCTATAGATGTGACAGTTGCGGGAAGGGCTTCAGTCGTAGCACAGATCTTAACATTCATTGCagagttcacactggagagaaaccttataaaTGTGAGGTGTGTGGGAAGGGCTTCACTCAGAGATCACATCTTCAGGCCCATGAAAGAATTCACACcggagagaaaccctataaatgtggGGATTGTGGTAAACGCTTTAGTTGTAGCTCAAATCTTCATACCCATCAGCGAGTCCACACTGaagagaaaccatacaaatgtgaTGAGTGTGGTAAGTGCTTTAGTTTGAGCTTTAATCTTCATAGTCATCAACGAGTCCACACAGGAGAAAAACCATATAAATGTGAAGAGTGTGGTAAGGGTTTTAGTTCAGCCTCAAGTTTCCAGAGCCATCAGAGGGtccatacaggagagaaaccatTTCGATGCAACGTGTGTGGTAAAGGTTTCAGTCAGAGTTCATATTTTCAAGCACATCAGAGAGtccacactggagaaaaaccatacaaatgtGAAGTGTGTGGGAAGCGCTTCAATTGGAGCTTGAATCTTCACAATCATCAGAGAGTCCACAcgggagagaaaccctacaaatgtgaagagtgTGGTAAGGGTTTCAGTCAGGCCTCAAATCTCCAAGCCCATCAGAGCGTCCACACTGGGGAAAAGCCATTCAAGTGTGATGCATGTCAGAAGCGATTCAGTCAGGCCTCACACCTTCAAGCCCATCAGAGAGTCCACACCGGAGAGAAACCATATAAATGTGACACTTGTGGTAAGGCCTTCAGCCAGAGGTCAAATCTTCAAGTCCATCAGataattcacactggagagaaaccatttAAATGTGAGGAATGTGGGAAAGAATTCAGTTGGAGTGCTGGTCTCAGTGCTCATCAGAGGGTCCACACGGGAGAGAAACCCTATACATGTCAGCAGTGTGGGAAGGGCTTCAGTCAGGCCTCACATTTTCACACACACCAGAGAGTCCACACTGGAGAGAGGCCTTACATATGTGATGTCTGTTGTAAGGGCTTCAGTCAGAGGTCACATCTCGTCTACCATCAGAGAGTCCACACTGGAGGGAATCTGTAG
- the ZNF235 gene encoding zinc finger protein 235 isoform X1, with product MTKFQEAVTFKDVAVAFTEEELGLLDSAQRKLYRDVMLENFRNLVSVGHQSFKPDMISQLEREEKLWMKEFQTQRGKHSGDRNQNEMATLHKAGLRCFSLGELSCWQIKRHVVSKLARSQDSMINIEGNSSEFPKHHDSPCQVGAGESVQASVDDSLLVNHVGDHSRIIENQEFPTGKVPNSWSKIYLNETQNYQRSHKQTQMKNQLCIFAPYVDIFSCISHHRDDKILHKRDKAHSNSDCGKDTLKVSPLTQCSVHTGQKTYQGNECEEAFNDSSSLEFHKQVHLRKKSPAYSTHEKDTSHSLRIPVQQSVRTGKKRYWCRECGKGFSQSSNLQTHQRVHTGEKPYTCHECGKSFNQSSHLYAHLPIHTGEKPYRCDSCGKGFSRSTDLNIHCRVHTGEKPYKCEVCGKGFTQRSHLQAHERIHTGEKPYKCGDCGKRFSCSSNLHTHQRVHTEEKPYKCDECGKCFSLSFNLHSHQRVHTGEKPYKCEECGKGFSSASSFQSHQRVHTGEKPFRCNVCGKGFSQSSYFQAHQRVHTGEKPYKCEVCGKRFNWSLNLHNHQRVHTGEKPYKCEECGKGFSQASNLQAHQSVHTGEKPFKCDACQKRFSQASHLQAHQRVHTGEKPYKCDTCGKAFSQRSNLQVHQIIHTGEKPFKCEECGKEFSWSAGLSAHQRVHTGEKPYTCQQCGKGFSQASHFHTHQRVHTGERPYICDVCCKGFSQRSHLVYHQRVHTGGNL from the exons ATGACCAAGTTCCAG GAGGCAGTGACATTCAAAGATGTGGCTGTGGCCTTCACTGAGGAGGAGCTGGGGCTGCTGGACTCTGCCCAGAGGAAGCTGTACCGagatgtgatgctggagaacttTAGGAACCTGGTTTCAGTGG GACATCAGTCCTTCAAACCAGATATGATATCCCAGTtggagagggaagaaaagctTTGGATGAAAGAGTTTCAGACCCAAAGAGGTAAACATTCAG GAGACAGGAATCAAAACGAGATGGCGACTCTTCACAAAGCAGGATTAAGGTGCTTTTCACTGGGAGAGCTTTCATGCTGGCAAATCAAGAGACATGTTGTGAGTAAATTAGCCAGAAGTCAAGACTCCATGATAAATATTGAAGGAAATAGCTCTGAGTTCCCCAAGCACCATGATTCCCCCTGTCAGGTGGGAGCAGGAGAATCTGTTCAAGCTTCTGTGGATGACAGCCTTCTAGTGAATCACGTAGGGGATCATTCCAGGATCATTGAAAATCAAGAATTTCCAACTGGGAAAGTTCCGAATTCTTGGAGTAAAATATATCTGAATGAGACACAGAATTATCAGAGAAGTCATAAGCAGACTCAGATGAAAAACCAATTATGTATATTCGCTCCATATGTTGACATTTTCAGTTGCATTTCACACCACCGTGATGATAAGATACTGCACAAAAGAGATAAAGCTCACAGCAATAGTGACTGTGGTAAAGATACCCTAAAGGTATCACCTCTTACCCAGTGTAGTGTTCACACAGGACAGAAAACCTACCAGGGTAATGAATGTGAAGAGGCCTTCAATGATAGCTCCAGTCTCGAATTTCATAAGCAGGTACACTTGAGAAAGAAGTCTCCAGCGTATAGTACGCACGAGAAGGACACTAGTCATAGCTTACGTATTCCTGTTCAACAAAGTGTTCGTACTGGAAAAAAACGCTACTGGTGTCGTGAATGTGGTAAAGGTTTCAGTCAGAGCTCAAATCTGCAAACTCATCAGAGAGTCCACACAGGGGAGAAACCCTATACATGCCACGAGTGTGGTAAGAGCTTTAATCAGAGCTCACATCTTTATGCTCATTTGCCTATTCACACAGGAGAGAAGCCCTATAGATGTGACAGTTGCGGGAAGGGCTTCAGTCGTAGCACAGATCTTAACATTCATTGCagagttcacactggagagaaaccttataaaTGTGAGGTGTGTGGGAAGGGCTTCACTCAGAGATCACATCTTCAGGCCCATGAAAGAATTCACACcggagagaaaccctataaatgtggGGATTGTGGTAAACGCTTTAGTTGTAGCTCAAATCTTCATACCCATCAGCGAGTCCACACTGaagagaaaccatacaaatgtgaTGAGTGTGGTAAGTGCTTTAGTTTGAGCTTTAATCTTCATAGTCATCAACGAGTCCACACAGGAGAAAAACCATATAAATGTGAAGAGTGTGGTAAGGGTTTTAGTTCAGCCTCAAGTTTCCAGAGCCATCAGAGGGtccatacaggagagaaaccatTTCGATGCAACGTGTGTGGTAAAGGTTTCAGTCAGAGTTCATATTTTCAAGCACATCAGAGAGtccacactggagaaaaaccatacaaatgtGAAGTGTGTGGGAAGCGCTTCAATTGGAGCTTGAATCTTCACAATCATCAGAGAGTCCACAcgggagagaaaccctacaaatgtgaagagtgTGGTAAGGGTTTCAGTCAGGCCTCAAATCTCCAAGCCCATCAGAGCGTCCACACTGGGGAAAAGCCATTCAAGTGTGATGCATGTCAGAAGCGATTCAGTCAGGCCTCACACCTTCAAGCCCATCAGAGAGTCCACACCGGAGAGAAACCATATAAATGTGACACTTGTGGTAAGGCCTTCAGCCAGAGGTCAAATCTTCAAGTCCATCAGataattcacactggagagaaaccatttAAATGTGAGGAATGTGGGAAAGAATTCAGTTGGAGTGCTGGTCTCAGTGCTCATCAGAGGGTCCACACGGGAGAGAAACCCTATACATGTCAGCAGTGTGGGAAGGGCTTCAGTCAGGCCTCACATTTTCACACACACCAGAGAGTCCACACTGGAGAGAGGCCTTACATATGTGATGTCTGTTGTAAGGGCTTCAGTCAGAGGTCACATCTCGTCTACCATCAGAGAGTCCACACTGGAGGGAATCTGTAG
- the ZNF235 gene encoding zinc finger protein 235 isoform X3: MATLHKAGLRCFSLGELSCWQIKRHVVSKLARSQDSMINIEGNSSEFPKHHDSPCQVGAGESVQASVDDSLLVNHVGDHSRIIENQEFPTGKVPNSWSKIYLNETQNYQRSHKQTQMKNQLCIFAPYVDIFSCISHHRDDKILHKRDKAHSNSDCGKDTLKVSPLTQCSVHTGQKTYQGNECEEAFNDSSSLEFHKQVHLRKKSPAYSTHEKDTSHSLRIPVQQSVRTGKKRYWCRECGKGFSQSSNLQTHQRVHTGEKPYTCHECGKSFNQSSHLYAHLPIHTGEKPYRCDSCGKGFSRSTDLNIHCRVHTGEKPYKCEVCGKGFTQRSHLQAHERIHTGEKPYKCGDCGKRFSCSSNLHTHQRVHTEEKPYKCDECGKCFSLSFNLHSHQRVHTGEKPYKCEECGKGFSSASSFQSHQRVHTGEKPFRCNVCGKGFSQSSYFQAHQRVHTGEKPYKCEVCGKRFNWSLNLHNHQRVHTGEKPYKCEECGKGFSQASNLQAHQSVHTGEKPFKCDACQKRFSQASHLQAHQRVHTGEKPYKCDTCGKAFSQRSNLQVHQIIHTGEKPFKCEECGKEFSWSAGLSAHQRVHTGEKPYTCQQCGKGFSQASHFHTHQRVHTGERPYICDVCCKGFSQRSHLVYHQRVHTGGNL, translated from the coding sequence ATGGCGACTCTTCACAAAGCAGGATTAAGGTGCTTTTCACTGGGAGAGCTTTCATGCTGGCAAATCAAGAGACATGTTGTGAGTAAATTAGCCAGAAGTCAAGACTCCATGATAAATATTGAAGGAAATAGCTCTGAGTTCCCCAAGCACCATGATTCCCCCTGTCAGGTGGGAGCAGGAGAATCTGTTCAAGCTTCTGTGGATGACAGCCTTCTAGTGAATCACGTAGGGGATCATTCCAGGATCATTGAAAATCAAGAATTTCCAACTGGGAAAGTTCCGAATTCTTGGAGTAAAATATATCTGAATGAGACACAGAATTATCAGAGAAGTCATAAGCAGACTCAGATGAAAAACCAATTATGTATATTCGCTCCATATGTTGACATTTTCAGTTGCATTTCACACCACCGTGATGATAAGATACTGCACAAAAGAGATAAAGCTCACAGCAATAGTGACTGTGGTAAAGATACCCTAAAGGTATCACCTCTTACCCAGTGTAGTGTTCACACAGGACAGAAAACCTACCAGGGTAATGAATGTGAAGAGGCCTTCAATGATAGCTCCAGTCTCGAATTTCATAAGCAGGTACACTTGAGAAAGAAGTCTCCAGCGTATAGTACGCACGAGAAGGACACTAGTCATAGCTTACGTATTCCTGTTCAACAAAGTGTTCGTACTGGAAAAAAACGCTACTGGTGTCGTGAATGTGGTAAAGGTTTCAGTCAGAGCTCAAATCTGCAAACTCATCAGAGAGTCCACACAGGGGAGAAACCCTATACATGCCACGAGTGTGGTAAGAGCTTTAATCAGAGCTCACATCTTTATGCTCATTTGCCTATTCACACAGGAGAGAAGCCCTATAGATGTGACAGTTGCGGGAAGGGCTTCAGTCGTAGCACAGATCTTAACATTCATTGCagagttcacactggagagaaaccttataaaTGTGAGGTGTGTGGGAAGGGCTTCACTCAGAGATCACATCTTCAGGCCCATGAAAGAATTCACACcggagagaaaccctataaatgtggGGATTGTGGTAAACGCTTTAGTTGTAGCTCAAATCTTCATACCCATCAGCGAGTCCACACTGaagagaaaccatacaaatgtgaTGAGTGTGGTAAGTGCTTTAGTTTGAGCTTTAATCTTCATAGTCATCAACGAGTCCACACAGGAGAAAAACCATATAAATGTGAAGAGTGTGGTAAGGGTTTTAGTTCAGCCTCAAGTTTCCAGAGCCATCAGAGGGtccatacaggagagaaaccatTTCGATGCAACGTGTGTGGTAAAGGTTTCAGTCAGAGTTCATATTTTCAAGCACATCAGAGAGtccacactggagaaaaaccatacaaatgtGAAGTGTGTGGGAAGCGCTTCAATTGGAGCTTGAATCTTCACAATCATCAGAGAGTCCACAcgggagagaaaccctacaaatgtgaagagtgTGGTAAGGGTTTCAGTCAGGCCTCAAATCTCCAAGCCCATCAGAGCGTCCACACTGGGGAAAAGCCATTCAAGTGTGATGCATGTCAGAAGCGATTCAGTCAGGCCTCACACCTTCAAGCCCATCAGAGAGTCCACACCGGAGAGAAACCATATAAATGTGACACTTGTGGTAAGGCCTTCAGCCAGAGGTCAAATCTTCAAGTCCATCAGataattcacactggagagaaaccatttAAATGTGAGGAATGTGGGAAAGAATTCAGTTGGAGTGCTGGTCTCAGTGCTCATCAGAGGGTCCACACGGGAGAGAAACCCTATACATGTCAGCAGTGTGGGAAGGGCTTCAGTCAGGCCTCACATTTTCACACACACCAGAGAGTCCACACTGGAGAGAGGCCTTACATATGTGATGTCTGTTGTAAGGGCTTCAGTCAGAGGTCACATCTCGTCTACCATCAGAGAGTCCACACTGGAGGGAATCTGTAG